The sequence below is a genomic window from Harmonia axyridis chromosome 1, icHarAxyr1.1, whole genome shotgun sequence.
TTTCTATTTTCTACATCTCGTAGAAAATAGGACCAAGAAAACAAAGCGTAATAGggacatttttattttttacacaTGGAAAATTCTATTTACAAAATGAAAAGTAAACAAAtgataaaaattgaaacattattatATAATTAAATAACAATTCTTCGTCTCACTGTAATATATCTTCTGAACAtcttattttttaattcttttctcAGCCTTGtctcaattgatttttttttcttcggaaCAGGAGTTTTTATGACAGGCTCCTCGAGATCCGGTAGTAACTTTCCGAATTTGTACCAttcttttattggaattttgtttataatttcatttatcacttgGAAATAGAGCTTACCCTCAGAAACGACATAAAAAAAGTTATATGCATCTTCTCtttcgtgaaatattttcagcccACTCTCCATAAGTGTTTTGAGTTCGCAGCCGTAATATTTGTAATCTTTCTCGTTGAATTCAGAAATGATTTTCCTCAGCTCTGGGTTTATACAGAGGTTCGATATTTGCATTTCGTTCGAAATGAGGATTCTCACAAGAGAATACTTTGGTTCAGTTAAAAATTTTggtatttcgcaggaattcAAACGTTTCAATTCTTCTCTACAATCTTTCTCAAATTGTTCATCTTCGCTCAAGTAACTAATGGGGTTAAAACCTATTTTAAATTCTCCACTGACATCTCGAAGGATCAGAGTTTTCAAAATCATCTGTCGTATTTCAGCACGTGGCTCCAGTATTAATATATCCAAATATGTTCTATTTGAATCATTAATAATTGTTAAGTTAGCGCCGGAGTCCAAGAATAAATCGAAAAACTGGATGAACAAGTAGCCCCCACAACAGTATGCTAAATCGTGCAGAACAGTGTCGCCCATAAAATCTTGAATATTCACATCACTTCCTCTTTGGATTAGTAACTTCGCAAACTCCAGTGCATGAGGTTTTTGTTGATTCATAGCAATAAAATGTAAAGGAGTCTGATTAAATGCATCAAAGGCATTGGGATCGCATCCGGCATCTAATAAAATTTCAAGCATTTTCACACCTGTCTTACGTAGATTGTAACATGCAACATGCAGTAGAGTGTTGTCTTTTGAATCCCTCGTTCTGAAGTTTGCTCcgatttcaagaagaaatctcACTTGTGTTATTCGGGTTTTTTTAACAGCGAAGAATAAAGGCGTTTCCCCCAATATATTTCCTTCTTCTAAATTAGGATAATATTCTAGAATGTATTTTGTGATGTCCACACGTGGCAATGAAGCTGCGATGTGCAAGGGAGTGTTGTTCAAGAGAAATGATCGTTCATTATGGTGAGAACTAAATTTCACAGCGTACTGCACAAGATCTAAGTTCTGATAAGCAACAGCTGCTAGAACTGAAGATGTGTGAAATGAGAAGAACAGCTGATGAAGATTGCACAGATTTGTATCAGTGTCATCATCGTCCACATATCTCATATCCTGTACAAATATTTTGATTAACTTTTCATCTGAAATTAAAgagaaaaagaattaaaaaatgataatatgaatatttttaacaATTATTCGGAATCAAAATATCGGGAAATAGGaccaaaataaatgaaactatGGCTTTATGACAACCTTGGCGACGTTTCGCTGATTGTCCTCTGCTTCCTCAGGCCTACaaatttattcgaaacataGTTACACATTCATTACATCCATAATATCTCTTACCAAATTTTTAAGCCTGAGGAAGCAGAGGACACTCTGCGAAACGTCGCCACGGTTGTCATAAAGCCatagtttcatttattttggtcctatttcccgataatttgaTTCCGAATGATTATGCAGGACGCTAGTTCTAtcagttattttcaataataataatataaatatactaTGATCTGAAATctggaaacatttaaaatattactAGCCTtcctagaatttgcgtactatgcctaaaataattacaagatcaacaaaaattcaatttaaggtAAGAACGATATAAATGGGGCTATGTTCAAGCGTGCAGTAATCTAGTCATTAATATTTCTGTCGGGTTTCGGCAagttcaaaggtgccgcattcagATCTTAAATATTACAGTCGCGCGTCGACATGTGTGCTTACTCTTGTTTTCACGAGTTGTTTGCACTTCATTAAGCTTGTATTTCTTTCACAAACGGTACCATCTATTCTTGTATGAAGTGTGGtttctttttctttgatataattttataaCTATCGGTTTTTTAGATCTTCTAGAGTTATATCTTTATATGTAGGTATATGGAATGTGTATTCcaatggtttcaataaaaataagtgaatttatacagggtgtttatggaTATTCGCGATAAAAATTTAGGGGATGATTCCTTGTCTGAAAATAGGGTAggtttttcatataaactttttttttagccCCTCCCCCTAAAGATGCCGCACAAaagtttctaatttttttcttgaaaactaaaatatttacaaaaatgaaattaaccttgtcagcttaattttatttttccaatttttttatgcGGGCCagaaatcatttgaaaaaattgttggtggtgTTCTTCTATGATTCCAAGGGATAGGAAAAGCCACCCCTCAAActtgtttcgcaataactttttcttcattcatattttacaataagaaaattaattttggatagactgatTCATTCTTGACGAATAATGACTCTGGTAATTTTTTGCTCAAATTCacgttttttgagaaaaaaaatcaacagatAATACGCCTGAATTGTGgagttttgaattattttcgacctcaaattTATCCGATAGGCGGATGTCGAAATGATATTTGCCCATATTGGgaactggtacaaatataaaataaatgtaataaaaaaatatatttaaaaactCTTCACATATATAAAAACTACTTTTCTGGCGCCAACTGGAggctaaaaaaaaagtttatatgaaagacccaccctattttttgacaaggaatcgctCCCTGATTTTTTTCGCAAATATTCACAATATTCATATACCCCCCGAATAATATTGTGTACCTATTATTTTGAAACCTCAACGAAAGGATATGACttgaattatgaacaaaaacatacaatataatggatgaaaaaaaatgttctaaaATGGGGGGCGTTGTCTAATATTTTGCCACAGGCgaaatagtacctagatacggctctgatgAAAGTATAAcatgaatataatatatttacaaAACGCTGAACTCAAACAAGACACTATGACTTATTATTTAATTCCACTTGATagaatgaaaaaactgaaacttGATAAATTGATGAGAATAAGAATGAAATTCtaatttatcaaatattcacTTGTCTGCgacaatttttatcaaaaacGATTTCTTGTTTTACCCACAACCCAACAGATTTTAATTGAACTTATGTCGGACAAGTCCTTGCAAGATTCACTTCAGGTATGAAATTACGTCACATCTAGTGATATTCAATTACCAAGCAAAAGCTTGAAACGTTCACCCATCTGAGGTTACTTAATTGTTCTACTGTTCACGACGTTGCCGATATGTCATTTTGTTagtatttcaaataattcattcaaagttAGTTTGGTTCgctaattcaaataatttaacaTTATGCAAAATAATGCAAGGTCCGAAATCGAacattaaattcaaaaatttaaagcGATAGAATACTTTGACAAgaaattcttgatgtcgctttcATTTTGAAACTTGGGAAAATCCAACGTTTTATGACATCATTTCATTGCTAAGATGAATGATAATATACTATAGTAACTAGACCTATATCCATTTTACACCGTTCTGATAAGTGATAATattaatccatatttttttgaagCTTTTGATACAAAAAAGAGGCAATAGAGCTGAAAGAAGTAAATTGTTAAGAAAACAGTTAGGTATGAATGAAAACTAAgaaaacttatgtttttttttgttggtatttcTGAAACATGAAATTTGGAACCTAAAGAAAATATTATCACGATATGTAACAATAATGATatgaagttatgaataaaaataatattttgcttTACACTTGATATACCTAATAATGAACGCCGGAGATACGGGAACAAGAAACTGAACGCAGACGAGTACAACTACGTTGACAGATAAATGACATAACAATTACATTTTGACAGTCACGATAGACTAAACATGATATAGATGACTGATTATTGTTCTTTTACAAATAGCAAATTGATATATATGTTAATTTTGATTGATGAAGTGTATTTTTAAGATGGTAAATGCTGcttatttttaaataatgttgttattttgttttatattagtATAACATATTAATTTAAAAGTATGTAAATATTAGCCTTTGAAAAAGCccaaatattgaacgaaacgGCAGgtgaacaaaaattaaaacaacaaAGACATCTGAATTTGTCCTAGTACCCACTAGTCAATACAACAATTATATTTAGGGGACACGAAACAATCTAACACTACTTTGACTAATTAGAAGTATATGTCAAAATTGGGATGATAGCTGCAGGTTATTCCTCTATTGCATAATTTATTAACAATACATGATATGATTGTACAGGGTGTACAGTTTTTGAgtatataaattggaattgtgAGTGAGGCctttttaatattaaaattggAGTTAGATTAATCTGTTATTTTTACGATTGTCACTTAGAAATAATGCTTTgtagtaaaaaatattgatgataTACCTAAAGCACGTTTGCGATTGTAGCTATTTATACGTAAAAATATTCTTTGATATAAGGGAAAGTAATGAATAATATCAGCAATAAAAGAAAATTAGTAATTTAGTAATTTGCTTACCTTTAGATTTCAATACTAAGTCGAGTAATTCGTAGCGATAGCGACTATTACCCTTTCGTATATATGCGGTGGTGTCTGCCCCTTTAGAAATAAGGTATTGTATAATTTCGTAGTCTCTATCGGTAAAATCTTGTTTTGTTCTTTTATGCACTAATCTTCTCAAAAAGTAATCGATATAATCCATATTTTTGGATCTAGGTTTAATATGATTGATCACATCGTGAGCGGAACCGGAATATACAATAAAGTCGTAAGAGCGACACTTAGTCGTAAACTTCACCATTTTTCTGTTTGTTATTCGAaactcaaaatgaatatttcggaGCTAGGAACAAGTAACACAGAAATTATTCAACTGAGGCCTTCCGACTATGGAACAGCTTTATATAGTCAAATTCGGGTAGAAATTCTAAGAAGAAGCAATAAACATTAATTGTTGTTAAtgtgttcaaaaataaatttcactttgaCATTTAGTAATTGTCCTTTTTCTAAAGATGACAATATCATTGTCGAAACGTTCGTTAAACGATATATTAAAAAGTGATTACatatattgagttattgggtaTAGGTGACCAAATATATTCCAGTAAATTACTCTTTATTTCTATTCAGTAATGACGACGTTTCGGCTATTGTTTGTAGCCATTCTCAAGTCTAAAAAAATTTATCCTACTTCAGATCTTACAATAATTATAATACCACAAATACTCtttaaaacacaaaaaaaaaacaaatacaataaaCACTATACAACtttaaatattcttcaaaaacacaaaaaaaataatataaaaatcacaCTTTGTGATACTATCTCAAACGACAGAACACAAGACAGGAAAATAGAGAATTCTCTCACCATTATGAAACGAGTATTTCTAAAACAGAGTAAGCACTATCGTTACTATTATTCTATCATTCATGATCTCtgagatatgaaaatatatgtacaattaTATTCTTGGGAAATTTCACAGAAATATCAGATGGACAAATGTGTGATTGATGCAAAACGTTAGATGAATAAACAATCCATCATCCATCCTCCTTCAGTTCTTAATCAACAATCCTTACTCGTTGCTGTATGTTAGGTTATCTATTTCGTCTATTTTTATCCTTTATTATATTGTAATAAATTGAACTGAAATTCGCACAGTCTGTTATTCTATTCATTGACTTAATTTCTcgttttataaaaattttttctgctatttctcttttgttctttattttttacTTATATAGAATGCTAGTTTCTTCAAAATCCATATCGTGGCCTAGCTTCAAAACATGTTCGGCTAAAGCCGTACTTTCTGCTTTATTCGTCCTAATTGTACTCTTATGTGCGGAAATTCTGTTTTTCAACTTTTGTTTTGTTGTTCCAATATATTTAAGATCGCAGGTTTACAGGGAATTGAATCAACTATTTTAACTGATcccatttttcagttttatctTTAATTTTTGTATAAATAGTATTTAGCTTATTTTCACTTTTAAAGACCACTGCAtatccatattttttcattatgtttCTGATTTTTTCTCCAGCACTCTTTATGTATGGTAATACTAACATTTTTGTCAAgtctatttctttttttattttctgttctgTGTTGTAATGAAGGAAAATGCGGTTCTTCACTATTCTTTCTACCATTTTCTTAGGGAAGCCATTTTCAAGTAGTACTTGTTTAACTAAGGCCAATTTTTCTTCTCTATGTATTGGTGAAGAGAGTTTTATTGCTCTATCACTAAGTCCTATAGCCACTGTTTGTGGTATTAGATTTATTGTAAGATCTGAAGTAGGATAAATTTTTTTAGACTTGAGAATGGCTACAAACAATAGCCGAAACGTCGTCATTACTAAATAGAAATAAAGAGTAATTTACTGGAATATATTTGGTCACCTAtacccaataactcaatatacagggtggctactttttcaatgggattgtattggtaacttttaaaccataagagttaaaaggtcggtcaaatagagaaaaagttgcatgcatagaagcattatcaagcagttcaaacaaatcgaaattatcagggccggttattgagatgtcattagaaaagtaaattctgtcattttgatttttctttttttcccactataattcaaatattatcaaaaaatgttacaggagttttttattcgacagtaaattgttctcaatttgacgtaatcagatttcgtatccaacgtttcgtgctctctggaccaccctcaacctcattttttttcaatacggacctgtatattttatgacacttttcgaaataactctcAACcttgaattcaacgatatatcatacaatgtcattcaaagttgattttcaggtgattttgacacttatccaattttctttgggtcggatctgtagtgaatgcaatttatcaaaacatgatgttaataaaatagtcaagagacgcgaatacaatgattttaaatttgaataccaagccttgcgaaacttatatcgtaatgatatcaaaataaagtttgattctgtaatttgtttcaacggaacaaaggACAAATCCAACattagtgatttctcgcgaaagattgagaatgtattggaaggtattcaagaagacgaaataagcaaatgtataagaagtatgggttccagaaccgttaagtgcattttacaaaatggtggacatttcgaacactcattttcatttactttcgaataatcattcgatttttctttcattaaatgataattcgtttaattattatgaattgagatatgtaaataattattacttgtttcgtgatttgattctgatatgttccttctagttcaagatgagtaagttgattttctcatcgaaatgtattgcatgttgttaattaatataaaggtacctaaatgtaatacagatccgacccaaagaaatttggataaggatcaaaatcacctgaaaatcaactttgaatgacattgtatgatatatcgttgaattcagcgttaaaagttatttcgaaaagtgtcataaaatatacaggtccgtattgaaaaaaatgaggttgagggtggcccagagagcacgaaacgttggatacgaaatctgattacgtcaaattgagaacaatttactgtcgaataaaaaattcctgtaacatttttgataatatttgaattatagtgggaaaaaaagaaaaatcaaaatgacagaatttacttttcttatgatatctcaataaccggccctgataatttcgatttgtttgaactgtttgataatgcttctatgcatgcaactttttctccatttgaccgaccttctaactcttatagtttgaaagttaccaatacaatcccattgaaaaagtggccaccctgtatattatcctAACTAAGGTGCAGAACTTGCTCAAGAAAAAGTGATTACTGTAAGTtgtgataaatgaaaataataaatcttagTGCAAAATTTGAGTTGTTTTCGAACGGTCGTTTCCCTCTGCTGCAGAACAcgaaatgcgaagcattttgaaaagaaTTCATGCACAAGCAGAAAAGAATTCATGCAGAAGCAGTAAATGGTgagaaattttctgtgcaaCAACTTAAGAATCAAACTGTATTGGAACTACAGactcattttgaagaaaatccaTCAAGCATACCAACTGATTTAGTAAGCAGCGCACCTAATAGTCCGGCCCCCATAGCCCGTATTACACAGATGTTAACTGAACACGAACACTTGACAGTGGATGAGTGGAAGAGGACTCAAAGATCAGCAAGGAGATTTCGACGATTAATCAGGTGCTGGAAAGGACCAAGAAGTGGAAAATAAAGAGCAGAACGAGATCACAGTCTTCGGGCCTCGGGGAGTGGCAGTGCCAATAGAGAACAAAAACTGGTAACAACAGAAACAAAGCAGTCATCGGGTATTGGAGTTGCCAAGAAAGAGCAAAACGCTGATTACagtggaaagaaaagaaagAAGGGAGGTTAGAAAGACTAAGGTAAACTACTCTTTATTCATCTATTTTAAGTTTTAATTGTATATAAATGGATCAATTCTTAAGGGATTCTGAGAGGGAAACACACGAAGCAGAATATATAGATTATGTTGGGGATCTCGAACATTATAACAtagaataaaatttaaaataatccaCAATAATATCAGAAGTATCGACAAGAATTTTGACGAGTTCAAATTAATGTTGAGAACATATACAGATGATATTCAAGTGATTGTTTTAACTGAAACTTTTATAATAGATAACGTGGATCTTTGTAAAATCGAAGGATACACAtgcatgtacagtgcatcccattttgggtgagactgccaggtttctcgcttgttatttaagatagagccttgcggttttcacgttcctttcctactttttcgtgaaactcaagttggtccaatcagattttgcataactgttttcgttcaagagatacagggtgattttggaaattgatacttttcggacctcccctttatctccgaagttataagaaataatgctaaggtaaaaactacgtctgaatcagaattttgcgtagaatccagttgcgtactccattttttttttcggggtatggttttgaagattcaacacaaacctttattttttcaatggaacaccctatatatcattacttcgttgaattccttattttttcccttcaaaatgatatatgacactatataggtaggatgatcagaaatgttaaaaaacactaatacatcaaataatgatgattttttgttaatgagcaatggattttccatatgaaaaaaaggattaattggataattttcatttgtgatttttatttatagtagagtaagcaaacaaatataatacactcatcactaatacgaaaaacaaaacgtaggtacctacctaatagcaataaatgaataatagaaaaattcatgaacattgcataatatcttacagattaaactgttcaaattgctgttcattttccctaatacatataatatactacagtaaaaggcataacagtctcgaagaacttcgtgcatcaagagAGGTAGTTTTCAAGGATtcacaaaacc
It includes:
- the LOC123684653 gene encoding serine/threonine-protein phosphatase 6 regulatory ankyrin repeat subunit A-like — protein: MRYVDDDDTDTNLCNLHQLFFSFHTSSVLAAVAYQNLDLVQYAVKFSSHHNERSFLLNNTPLHIAASLPRVDITKYILEYYPNLEEGNILGETPLFFAVKKTRITQVRFLLEIGANFRTRDSKDNTLLHVACYNLRKTGVKMLEILLDAGCDPNAFDAFNQTPLHFIAMNQQKPHALEFAKLLIQRGSDVNIQDFMGDTVLHDLAYCCGGYLFIQFFDLFLDSGANLTIINDSNRTYLDILILEPRAEIRQMILKTLILRDVSGEFKIGFNPISYLSEDEQFEKDCREELKRLNSCEIPKFLTEPKYSLVRILISNEMQISNLCINPELRKIISEFNEKDYKYYGCELKTLMESGLKIFHEREDAYNFFYVVSEGKLYFQVINEIINKIPIKEWYKFGKLLPDLEEPVIKTPVPKKKKSIETRLRKELKNKMFRRYITVRRRIVI